In Rana temporaria chromosome 3, aRanTem1.1, whole genome shotgun sequence, a single window of DNA contains:
- the LOC120932663 gene encoding dihydrofolate reductase-like, translating to MSKSDAPITYKPIKLIAAACKNMGIGLNGNLPWNLPNEFQYLLNKLTTVEQPGKKNLLVWGRTSFESFDENLLPLANTVIALMTRKLSDLPKYVHYICRNEEDVVKLLSKPPLSEEIETVWVLGGVECYKNMMKHPWCSHIYFTDIMADFECDIFFPEFDKDVFKLKENYPGVPSEIQEEKGVKYIFQVYEKDLPKQDQ from the exons ATGTCCAAATCAGATGCACCCATCACATACAAACCAATAAAATTGATTGCAGCTGCTTGCAAAAACATGGGAATCGGTCTTAATGGGAACTTACCATGGAATTTACC gaacgaATTTCAGTATCTGTTAAACAAATTAACGACAGTAGAACAGCCAG GAAAGAAAAATCTGCTTGTCTGGGGCCGAACCTCTTTTGAGTCTTTTGATGAGAACTTATTACCTCTGGCAAACACTGTTATAGCCCTCATGACCAGGAAACTGAG TGACTTGCCAAAGTATGTTCATTATATCTGCCGTAATGAAGAAGATGTGGTGAAGCTCTTATCAAAGCCTCCTCTGTCTGAAGAGATTGAGACAGTATGGGTGTTAGGAGGTGTAGAATGTTACAAG AATATGATGAAGCACCCTTGGTGTAGCCACATCTACTTTAcggacattatggcagactttgAATGTGACATCTTCTTCCCAGAGTTTGATAAAGACGTCTTTAAGTTAAAGGAAAA TTACCCTGGAGTACCATCTGAAATTCAGGAAGAAAAAGGAGTCAAATACATCTTTCAAGTTTATGAAAAAGATTTACCAAAGCAAGACCAATAA